One segment of Rhodohalobacter mucosus DNA contains the following:
- a CDS encoding carbohydrate binding family 9 domain-containing protein: MSNVHKILFILLISSAWLSAFTALHAEQAIQPGESDSDYTIRAYRLPEDESMRLDGLLTESFWKNVPAITNFTQQDPQEGGQPTQKTEIYVAYDESNLYIGAMLYDSSPDQILAYQKRRDQGLGADDRFMWILDTFNSGRNAYFFETNPAALRGDGLLTVGQGRNLNKAWDGIWDVRTNISDEGWSVEVVIPFRSLDFDPQNSTWGINFQRTVRRDNEEILWAGWRRNQGLFRPQNAGLLTGITGISQGLGLEVKPYFTANRNVSQPLNEAKFTDSSADAGFDVSYSFTPSIRASLTINTDFAETEVDQRRVNLTRFPLRFPEQRDFFLEGSGIFSFAPASGIEPFFSRRIGLSGGQPVPITGGLRILGREGNTNLGFYQIRTAENDFTPAEDFTAARISQNIFSESSVGLIYTRRGSSDNGAGETGHTLGTDLELGTSSFLGDKNLQFQAFFVWHNRGSQVSSSDFLDRTSRGVRLSYPNFPFSGSVSYREFGSAFDPEVGFTPRNGFRRLQPNANYRWVFPDNRILRQWEVGVRYEYLTNLDFEPETIVYRFTPVEVEFESGEQIQFSVERNFEQIFESFDILRDGTVIILPGEYTNWGLRTEFNTARFRKISGGIEYNYEGFWTGTRDGLQLRGTVRPYRGFNLSGSWSRSHVELPGGTSFTTNLFVFRSNLDFTPDIAFTQILQYDDVSDLVGFYNRFRWTLTPGSDLFLVYTRNWIDTGNRLQAIESRAAVKLNYTHRF; encoded by the coding sequence ATGAGCAATGTGCACAAAATTCTTTTCATTTTACTGATTTCTTCTGCCTGGCTATCCGCCTTCACAGCTCTTCATGCAGAACAGGCAATACAGCCAGGTGAGTCCGATAGCGACTACACCATTCGGGCATACAGGCTCCCGGAAGATGAATCCATGAGGCTCGACGGATTGCTTACCGAGTCTTTCTGGAAAAATGTACCGGCTATAACGAATTTCACACAGCAGGACCCACAGGAGGGCGGCCAACCCACTCAGAAGACGGAAATCTATGTCGCATACGATGAGTCCAATCTTTACATCGGTGCCATGCTCTACGACAGCTCACCGGATCAGATACTGGCCTATCAAAAGCGCCGTGATCAGGGACTGGGAGCCGATGACCGTTTTATGTGGATTTTGGACACCTTTAACAGTGGGCGGAATGCATATTTTTTTGAAACAAACCCGGCTGCGCTGAGAGGTGACGGCCTATTGACAGTTGGTCAGGGCAGAAACCTGAATAAGGCCTGGGACGGCATCTGGGACGTCAGAACAAATATCAGTGATGAAGGGTGGTCGGTTGAAGTGGTTATTCCATTCAGATCCCTCGACTTTGATCCTCAGAATTCAACATGGGGCATCAACTTTCAGCGAACCGTTCGCAGGGATAACGAAGAAATCTTGTGGGCGGGGTGGAGAAGAAACCAGGGGCTCTTCAGGCCACAGAACGCAGGCTTGCTGACGGGAATAACAGGTATTTCCCAGGGTTTGGGACTTGAAGTGAAACCATATTTTACCGCTAACAGGAACGTCTCTCAACCTTTAAATGAAGCCAAATTTACAGACTCATCCGCAGATGCCGGATTTGATGTTTCATACAGCTTTACTCCCAGTATCCGGGCTTCATTAACCATCAATACCGATTTTGCTGAAACGGAGGTGGATCAGCGGCGGGTCAATCTAACGCGTTTTCCGCTTCGATTTCCTGAGCAGCGGGATTTTTTCCTGGAAGGATCCGGCATTTTCAGTTTTGCACCTGCAAGCGGCATCGAACCTTTTTTCAGCCGCCGCATTGGCCTTTCGGGGGGACAGCCTGTTCCTATAACCGGCGGACTGCGCATTTTAGGCCGTGAAGGAAATACAAATCTTGGTTTTTATCAGATTCGCACAGCCGAGAATGATTTTACCCCAGCAGAAGATTTTACTGCTGCAAGAATATCGCAGAACATTTTTTCCGAGAGCTCGGTGGGCCTGATTTACACGCGCCGCGGTTCCTCAGATAATGGTGCAGGTGAAACCGGTCATACTCTGGGTACAGACCTTGAACTTGGCACATCATCATTTTTAGGAGATAAAAATCTTCAGTTCCAGGCCTTTTTCGTATGGCATAACCGGGGAAGCCAGGTATCATCAAGTGATTTCCTGGATCGTACCAGTCGCGGAGTTCGGCTCAGTTATCCAAACTTCCCATTTTCAGGTTCCGTCTCATACAGAGAGTTTGGATCTGCCTTTGACCCTGAAGTTGGTTTTACGCCACGCAACGGGTTCCGAAGGCTCCAGCCTAACGCAAACTACAGATGGGTGTTTCCGGATAACAGAATACTTAGACAGTGGGAAGTGGGAGTACGATATGAGTATCTTACAAACCTCGATTTCGAACCGGAAACCATTGTATACAGATTTACTCCTGTTGAGGTGGAGTTTGAAAGCGGTGAACAGATTCAATTCAGTGTTGAAAGAAATTTCGAACAGATCTTTGAAAGCTTTGATATTCTTCGCGATGGAACGGTGATCATTCTGCCGGGCGAATACACGAATTGGGGATTACGGACAGAATTCAACACAGCCAGGTTTCGAAAGATTTCAGGGGGCATCGAGTACAACTACGAGGGTTTCTGGACCGGTACACGTGATGGACTTCAGCTGCGGGGTACCGTTCGTCCCTACCGGGGATTTAACCTCTCTGGCAGTTGGTCGCGAAGCCATGTAGAGCTTCCCGGCGGCACCTCTTTCACCACCAACCTTTTTGTATTTCGCAGCAATCTGGATTTTACGCCCGACATTGCCTTTACACAGATACTACAGTATGATGATGTCAGTGATCTGGTTGGTTTCTACAACCGGTTCAGATGGACGCTCACACCGGGCTCCGATCTTTTTCTTGTATATACAAGAAACTGGATCGATACCGGTAACCGGCTTCAGGCAATTGAATCCCGGGCAGCTGTAAAGCTCAATTACACACACCGGTTTTGA
- a CDS encoding FIST signal transduction protein — MKAKTIKGESTKNIQSALDQIMADGFRPSLAIVFMSVKQDIEAVSGILDEKKIQIFGATTAGEFIDGEIEEGSIAMMLIDLNPAYFKLEFIEIDQENTVEDARELGVLGKSTFQNPALIIATGGIYIDGDHIMHGITKGFGEPVSPVKGEATLFGGMAGDDLIAEKPIVFTNGKSKDNALLALIIDEDKVDVRGIASCGWNAIGTTKTVTKSKGNIVYTIDDKPALDMLMKYLGVEVKQEDEKGIVAFLNSWYYPLQLERDNGDTVIRATRFANNDDRSLICTGSVPQGSKIKFAFPPDFDAIETVVSECAGIKDDAEQQADALIMFSCVSRHLSFGELIKEEIEQVQHIWDAPMAGFFTYGEYGKSKIGNNEFHNNACCVVALKEK, encoded by the coding sequence ATGAAAGCTAAAACCATAAAAGGGGAGTCCACAAAAAACATTCAATCAGCCCTGGATCAAATTATGGCAGACGGCTTCAGGCCTTCTTTAGCCATCGTATTTATGTCCGTTAAACAAGACATTGAAGCTGTTTCCGGAATACTAGACGAAAAAAAAATACAGATTTTCGGTGCGACTACGGCGGGTGAATTTATTGATGGTGAAATCGAGGAAGGCAGTATCGCCATGATGTTAATCGATCTGAATCCGGCTTATTTTAAGCTGGAATTTATTGAAATAGACCAGGAAAATACCGTTGAAGACGCAAGAGAACTGGGTGTACTTGGGAAAAGTACTTTTCAGAATCCGGCCTTAATAATCGCCACCGGAGGTATATATATTGATGGCGATCACATTATGCACGGCATTACAAAAGGCTTCGGAGAACCTGTTTCGCCGGTTAAAGGAGAAGCAACCCTGTTTGGAGGTATGGCAGGAGACGATTTAATAGCTGAAAAACCCATTGTTTTTACCAATGGGAAAAGTAAAGACAACGCATTGCTGGCTCTTATAATTGACGAAGACAAAGTAGATGTTAGAGGCATAGCCTCCTGTGGATGGAATGCCATTGGCACGACGAAAACTGTGACAAAAAGCAAAGGCAATATTGTCTACACCATAGATGATAAACCTGCATTGGACATGCTAATGAAATATCTTGGAGTTGAGGTGAAACAAGAAGATGAAAAGGGCATCGTTGCATTTCTTAATTCCTGGTATTATCCCCTGCAATTGGAACGTGACAATGGAGATACCGTGATTCGTGCCACCAGATTTGCCAATAATGACGACCGTTCGCTGATTTGTACAGGAAGTGTGCCTCAGGGGTCCAAGATCAAATTTGCGTTTCCTCCGGATTTTGATGCCATAGAAACCGTTGTTTCTGAATGTGCCGGTATCAAAGATGATGCAGAACAACAAGCCGATGCATTGATTATGTTCTCATGTGTAAGCAGACATTTATCCTTTGGAGAGTTAATTAAAGAGGAAATAGAACAGGTACAACATATCTGGGATGCACCTATGGCCGGTTTTTTTACATATGGCGAATATGGAAAATCAAAAATCGGCAACAATGAATTTCATAACAACGCCTGCTGCGTGGTAGCGCTAAAAGAGAAGTAA
- a CDS encoding FIST signal transduction protein, translating into MKAKTITGNSPAEIEAALEESTKDGFKPTLVIITLTNTDYAETIQSLFDLKGIAIFGITTSQKFTSHGMQSEDLVAMLLDLKPDYFRIVLNDYRESPPYETGFQTGITGKNVFNNPGFIISPIDFKMSGDELIRGLTDAAGKDATIMGGVAGNPEDFSGVLFTNGSSSKGGLLALIIDQDQITFSGLAVSGWKPVGTAKKVTKSEGSWIFTIDDEPAMNVIRRFLGDEMINSEKLGTGLLPSDLGYPLQFQRASGSAIMKPVLFWRTADQSIMVGGEVKEGELFRFSLPPDFDSIDTVVESTRIIKEESMPDVDAVLIFSCVGRLGSFGPMITTEIEGIASTWNKPMLGFFSLGEFGKLDEGPCEFHGTTVSWVTLTEKQQS; encoded by the coding sequence ATGAAAGCAAAAACAATCACAGGAAATTCACCAGCGGAAATAGAGGCTGCTCTTGAAGAAAGCACAAAAGATGGGTTCAAGCCGACGCTTGTGATCATCACCCTGACAAACACGGATTACGCTGAAACCATACAGTCTTTATTCGACCTAAAGGGAATTGCCATTTTCGGGATTACTACATCCCAGAAGTTCACCTCGCATGGAATGCAATCAGAAGATCTCGTAGCCATGTTACTGGATTTAAAACCGGATTATTTCCGTATAGTTTTAAACGATTACCGAGAATCACCTCCTTATGAAACAGGTTTTCAGACGGGAATAACCGGAAAAAACGTGTTTAATAATCCGGGCTTTATCATATCCCCTATTGATTTTAAAATGTCAGGAGATGAACTGATCAGAGGATTAACAGATGCGGCAGGAAAGGATGCAACAATTATGGGCGGGGTTGCCGGAAATCCCGAAGATTTCTCAGGTGTTCTATTCACAAACGGCTCATCCAGCAAAGGTGGATTGCTGGCATTAATTATAGACCAGGATCAAATAACATTTAGCGGATTAGCTGTATCTGGGTGGAAACCGGTTGGAACAGCCAAAAAAGTTACCAAGAGCGAAGGCTCCTGGATTTTTACCATCGATGACGAACCGGCAATGAATGTCATCCGGAGATTTTTGGGTGATGAAATGATCAATTCCGAAAAGCTAGGTACCGGATTGTTGCCATCAGATCTGGGCTATCCCTTACAGTTTCAAAGAGCATCGGGGAGTGCCATCATGAAACCTGTGCTCTTCTGGAGAACTGCCGATCAATCCATCATGGTTGGTGGCGAAGTTAAGGAAGGAGAGCTTTTTCGATTCTCTCTGCCGCCGGATTTTGATTCAATTGATACTGTAGTCGAAAGCACCCGAATCATCAAGGAGGAAAGTATGCCTGATGTAGATGCGGTGCTCATCTTTTCATGCGTAGGCAGGCTGGGTTCATTCGGGCCAATGATTACGACTGAAATTGAAGGAATTGCTTCTACTTGGAACAAACCCATGCTTGGTTTTTTCTCATTGGGTGAATTCGGAAAGCTGGATGAGGGGCCGTGTGAATTTCACGGTACAACTGTAAGTTGGGTCACATTAACCGAAAAACAACAATCCTAA
- a CDS encoding sensor histidine kinase — MNPHLKHIIELLDKTESLSDEQKEEIVGSLKSADKELTILEFKLDRTEKVKRTTAILLEETIEELEQKRRAIEEAMSELKATQDQLVQQEKLASLGQLTAGIAHEIKNPLNFVNNFSDVSIELIEEAREELVEEVKRQTSDVRRETGKSPFEGGSEQGEEEESTGDQNLSTILEILDDVKLNLKKIHEHGTRADSIVKSMLQHSRGGDGKPEPTDLNALLKEYVNLAFHGMRAGSEPINVDIVLNLDESIDEVPLIAEDFSRVILNLCNNAFDAMREKEKQSAGSAQPSDTYTPKLTIQTQKSGSSVTIEIEDNGPGIPLEIKDKILQPFFTTKKGKEGTGLGLSITNDIINAHGGSLQILSERDQFTKFIITLILK, encoded by the coding sequence TTGAATCCACACCTCAAACATATCATCGAACTTCTGGATAAAACAGAATCACTTTCTGACGAACAGAAAGAAGAGATAGTTGGATCATTGAAAAGTGCCGATAAAGAGCTGACGATCCTGGAATTCAAGCTCGACCGCACGGAGAAAGTAAAGCGAACCACCGCCATTCTTCTGGAAGAGACCATCGAAGAGCTCGAACAAAAGCGAAGAGCGATTGAAGAGGCCATGTCTGAACTCAAAGCCACGCAGGATCAGCTGGTGCAACAGGAAAAGCTGGCTTCTCTTGGACAGTTGACGGCCGGCATCGCGCACGAAATCAAAAACCCGCTCAATTTTGTGAATAATTTTTCGGATGTGAGTATTGAGCTCATTGAGGAAGCGAGGGAGGAGCTGGTTGAGGAAGTGAAAAGGCAGACGTCAGACGTGAGACGTGAGACGGGAAAGTCCCCCTTCGAAGGGGGAAGTGAGCAGGGGGAGGAAGAGGAGTCAACCGGTGACCAAAATCTCTCCACTATCCTCGAAATCCTCGACGACGTCAAACTTAATCTGAAAAAAATCCACGAGCACGGGACCCGCGCCGATTCCATCGTGAAATCCATGTTGCAGCACTCCCGCGGCGGGGATGGCAAGCCGGAGCCGACCGACCTCAATGCCCTGCTAAAAGAGTACGTCAATCTCGCCTTCCACGGTATGCGTGCCGGCTCCGAGCCAATTAATGTAGATATTGTTCTTAATCTGGACGAATCCATCGATGAGGTCCCGCTGATTGCCGAAGACTTCAGCCGGGTCATTTTGAACCTGTGTAATAATGCATTTGATGCGATGAGGGAGAAAGAGAAGCAGTCAGCCGGCAGCGCTCAGCCGTCAGACACGTACACCCCTAAACTCACTATACAAACCCAAAAATCCGGCAGCTCCGTAACCATCGAAATCGAAGACAACGGCCCTGGGATTCCCCTCGAAATTAAAGACAAAATTCTTCAGCCGTTTTTCACCACTAAGAAGGGTAAGGAGGGAACCGGGCTGGGGCTTTCAATTACAAATGATATCATAAATGCCCATGGCGGGTCCCTCCAAATTCTTTCGGAAAGAGATCAGTTCACAAAATTTATTATTACATTAATACTTAAATAA
- a CDS encoding STAS domain-containing protein yields MKYSVSERYNTVILTLKGNVMGGPAATAFHDEIKSLIEKDKTNVVGDLSKVKFMNSSGLGVLITSLTTLRKAGGDLKICGASDRIESLLMVTKLITVFDHYKNVDEAVAAYQD; encoded by the coding sequence ATGAAATATTCGGTTTCTGAAAGGTATAATACAGTAATTCTTACACTTAAAGGGAATGTGATGGGAGGGCCGGCTGCAACGGCTTTTCACGATGAAATAAAAAGCCTGATTGAGAAAGACAAGACCAACGTAGTGGGAGATCTTAGCAAGGTAAAGTTTATGAATTCATCTGGGCTTGGCGTTCTGATAACTTCTCTGACTACCCTGAGAAAAGCGGGCGGTGACCTGAAAATCTGCGGAGCATCAGACCGGATTGAGAGCCTGCTGATGGTTACCAAGCTGATCACGGTGTTTGATCATTACAAAAATGTTGACGAGGCCGTTGCTGCGTATCAGGACTAA
- a CDS encoding MmcQ/YjbR family DNA-binding protein: MHIEQFRNFCLSFPGTTEEFPFDERTLVFKVIGKMFALCDVDQFESINLKCDPVQALELRETYPGTVIPGYHMNKKHWNTVFMQHNLPDDLIMEWITDSYNLVVEGLPKKDREKL, translated from the coding sequence ATGCACATAGAACAATTCCGAAATTTCTGCCTCTCCTTTCCAGGCACCACCGAAGAATTTCCATTTGATGAGCGTACCCTGGTATTCAAGGTAATCGGAAAAATGTTTGCCCTTTGCGATGTAGACCAGTTCGAAAGCATCAACCTGAAATGCGACCCCGTTCAAGCCCTGGAACTGCGCGAAACGTATCCGGGCACGGTTATTCCCGGTTATCACATGAACAAAAAACACTGGAATACGGTATTCATGCAGCACAATCTCCCCGATGATCTGATAATGGAGTGGATCACCGATTCCTACAATCTCGTTGTGGAAGGACTGCCAAAAAAGGATAGGGAGAAGCTATAA
- a CDS encoding PP2C family protein-serine/threonine phosphatase, with the protein MRQHKILVVDDEPDLQMLMLQKFRSKVRSQEYEFFFAEDGREALNKLEENPDLNLILSDINMPKMDGLTLLTELQQLERFDIKTVMVSAYGDMENIRTAMNRGAYDFVTKPIDFTDLEKTIEKTLREVNQYLKAKEMEEQLESLNYDLDMAARIQQKLLHQDFPVFPADSRFNIFANMIAAKHVGGDFYDFFKFDDDHLSFFIGDVAGKGMPAAIYMAVCRTMLKAIGSEVKDPAECITKVNNMLIPESDISTFVTVFYGLLNIKTGKLSYCNGGHNLPYILRSDGTVDELNNVGGLLLGKFEDAPYDQDSIDLHPGDSIVTFTDGVTEAENENQEYYDEERLIRYLENKSSKNLGSLVKGLFLEVMKFSGTAIQSDDITVLSVQYQGTEAAEEEKED; encoded by the coding sequence ATGAGACAACACAAAATTCTAGTAGTAGACGATGAGCCGGATCTGCAAATGCTGATGCTCCAAAAATTCAGGTCCAAGGTTCGCTCCCAGGAGTATGAATTCTTTTTTGCGGAAGACGGCCGTGAAGCACTGAACAAGCTGGAAGAAAATCCGGACCTGAACCTGATTCTTAGCGACATCAATATGCCCAAGATGGACGGGCTCACGTTGCTCACCGAGCTTCAGCAACTCGAACGATTCGACATTAAAACCGTTATGGTGTCGGCTTACGGTGATATGGAGAATATTCGAACAGCCATGAACCGCGGAGCCTACGATTTTGTAACCAAGCCTATCGATTTTACGGATCTTGAAAAGACCATCGAAAAAACACTTCGGGAGGTGAACCAGTACCTTAAGGCAAAAGAGATGGAGGAACAGCTCGAATCCCTGAATTATGACCTGGACATGGCTGCCAGAATTCAGCAGAAACTACTTCATCAGGATTTTCCCGTTTTCCCCGCTGACAGCCGGTTCAATATATTTGCAAACATGATTGCCGCTAAACACGTTGGCGGTGACTTTTATGACTTTTTCAAATTTGACGATGATCATCTCTCCTTCTTTATCGGCGACGTGGCCGGAAAAGGGATGCCCGCAGCCATCTACATGGCTGTATGCCGAACCATGCTGAAAGCGATCGGATCGGAAGTGAAAGACCCGGCCGAGTGTATTACCAAGGTGAATAATATGCTCATCCCCGAAAGCGATATTTCCACTTTTGTGACCGTTTTTTACGGACTTCTGAATATTAAAACCGGAAAACTGTCCTACTGCAACGGCGGCCATAACCTGCCCTATATCCTCCGCTCGGATGGAACCGTAGATGAGCTTAATAATGTTGGCGGACTGCTTTTGGGCAAATTTGAGGATGCCCCCTACGATCAGGACAGCATTGATCTTCATCCGGGAGATAGCATTGTCACCTTTACGGACGGTGTAACCGAAGCGGAGAATGAAAATCAGGAGTATTACGACGAGGAACGGCTAATCAGGTACCTGGAAAACAAATCTTCCAAAAACCTTGGATCGCTTGTCAAAGGCCTGTTCCTTGAGGTAATGAAATTCTCCGGGACAGCTATACAGTCAGACGATATTACCGTCTTATCTGTTCAGTACCAGGGTACGGAAGCGGCTGAAGAAGAAAAAGAAGACTGA
- a CDS encoding FIST signal transduction protein: protein MIAKSIKGKSPDEIQVSLEKSMSDGFSPTLAIVFLSVSQDRQAVSKLLDQKGVAVFGSTTNGEFTDETPESKSIAILLLDMKPEQFRIYHCEFESDNYRKSAGKLAREAKNEFSEVGFLLAISHAATDGEQVLLGLQDVAGENINAFGGAAGDDYQFEETFVFTNGWESNKGMVLIAIDESKIKMKGIATCGWKAVGTEKTVTKSEGNHVFTIDGSPALDITTKYGGLENVTPDNKDLLMELAANFPLQLQREMGDPVMRPPLVVDWDDHSYYTSGTVPQGSKIRFSVPPDWDVMEKVVKGVQNLKNTEMPEADALVVFSCAGRILSFGPMMNVEIEGIKEVWNVPLAGMFSNAELGRMSGGNLEMHNLTTCCVALMEK, encoded by the coding sequence ATGATTGCAAAATCCATCAAAGGTAAATCACCTGATGAGATTCAGGTTTCTCTGGAAAAGAGCATGAGCGACGGGTTTTCACCCACTCTGGCGATTGTGTTTTTGTCTGTATCGCAAGACAGACAGGCCGTTTCCAAACTGCTGGACCAAAAAGGGGTTGCCGTTTTTGGTTCTACCACGAACGGAGAGTTTACCGACGAAACGCCGGAGTCAAAATCAATTGCCATACTGCTTCTTGATATGAAGCCTGAACAATTCCGTATTTATCATTGTGAGTTTGAGTCAGACAATTATCGGAAATCTGCAGGTAAACTTGCCAGGGAGGCAAAAAACGAATTTTCTGAGGTCGGTTTTCTCCTGGCAATCAGTCACGCTGCAACGGACGGTGAACAGGTGCTGCTGGGGCTGCAGGATGTTGCCGGTGAGAATATCAATGCATTTGGAGGAGCGGCCGGGGATGATTATCAATTTGAGGAAACGTTTGTTTTTACCAACGGCTGGGAAAGCAATAAAGGAATGGTCTTGATTGCAATCGATGAGTCAAAAATAAAGATGAAAGGAATAGCCACATGTGGCTGGAAAGCTGTCGGTACGGAAAAGACCGTAACCAAAAGCGAGGGTAATCACGTATTTACTATCGACGGATCTCCTGCACTCGATATTACCACAAAATATGGGGGACTTGAAAATGTCACGCCCGATAATAAAGACTTGCTCATGGAACTTGCTGCCAATTTTCCATTGCAATTACAGCGTGAAATGGGTGATCCGGTGATGCGGCCTCCATTGGTAGTTGACTGGGATGATCACTCCTACTACACCAGCGGCACGGTACCGCAGGGGTCGAAAATCCGTTTTTCCGTTCCTCCGGACTGGGATGTGATGGAAAAGGTGGTGAAAGGTGTACAAAACCTGAAGAACACAGAAATGCCTGAAGCTGATGCCCTTGTCGTGTTCAGCTGCGCTGGACGAATACTCTCATTTGGACCCATGATGAATGTCGAAATTGAAGGCATTAAGGAAGTCTGGAATGTGCCCTTGGCGGGCATGTTTTCAAACGCTGAACTGGGCAGGATGTCGGGCGGAAATCTGGAAATGCATAATCTGACAACCTGCTGCGTGGCATTAATGGAAAAATAG
- a CDS encoding EthD family reductase: MIKVSVFYPNEEGKTFDMAYYLDKHVPLVSKTLGAALKDSSYEKGLAATEPDTPAPYVAIASLYFESMEEFGKAFEQAAPTLMADLPNFTDIEPVGQISEVMG; encoded by the coding sequence ATGATTAAAGTAAGCGTATTTTATCCAAACGAGGAAGGCAAAACGTTTGATATGGCCTACTACCTTGACAAACATGTACCATTGGTGTCAAAAACGCTGGGGGCAGCACTCAAGGATTCAAGTTATGAAAAGGGACTTGCCGCAACGGAACCGGATACACCTGCACCATATGTGGCCATCGCCAGCCTGTACTTCGAGTCGATGGAAGAGTTCGGAAAAGCTTTTGAACAAGCTGCACCGACTTTGATGGCCGACCTGCCCAACTTTACCGATATCGAGCCGGTTGGCCAGATCAGCGAAGTGATGGGTTAA
- a CDS encoding CDGSH iron-sulfur domain-containing protein gives MRKKILTYDNDEIRVTYDIKRCIHAAECVKGLPTVFDPDKKPWIQPEHESAEKIANVIERCPTGALHYEMKKSDQSEKPSSKNRIRLNADGPVYFFGDIEVQDHDGNVVLEDTRFALCRCGGSANKPACDNSHKKLDWKADAGADKSKMPEAESDQHERLLVKLMKNGPAILGGTYTMESSEIGEVTSDRGVALCRCGASSTKPFCDGSHKDVGFEG, from the coding sequence ATGCGGAAAAAAATTCTGACCTACGATAATGATGAAATACGGGTTACCTACGACATCAAACGCTGCATCCATGCCGCGGAATGCGTGAAAGGACTGCCAACGGTTTTTGATCCGGATAAAAAACCGTGGATACAGCCGGAACATGAATCGGCGGAAAAAATCGCGAACGTAATTGAACGGTGTCCGACCGGTGCGCTTCACTATGAGATGAAGAAATCAGACCAAAGCGAAAAACCGTCATCCAAAAACAGGATCCGGCTGAATGCAGACGGACCGGTCTACTTTTTCGGTGATATTGAAGTACAGGATCATGATGGAAATGTAGTGCTCGAAGACACCCGCTTTGCCCTTTGCCGCTGCGGAGGCTCCGCCAATAAGCCTGCCTGCGACAATTCCCACAAGAAACTGGACTGGAAAGCAGATGCCGGTGCAGATAAATCAAAAATGCCCGAAGCTGAAAGTGATCAGCACGAAAGGCTCCTGGTAAAGCTGATGAAAAACGGACCCGCTATTCTAGGGGGTACTTATACGATGGAATCTAGTGAAATCGGGGAAGTAACATCCGATAGGGGCGTGGCACTTTGCCGCTGCGGGGCTTCATCAACCAAACCGTTTTGTGACGGATCGCATAAAGACGTAGGATTTGAAGGATAA
- a CDS encoding response regulator transcription factor, protein MKFLVVDDEQDVEMLFRQKFRKEIRKGLVEIEFAFSGDEAIEILKSNDPPEVVYIFSDINMPGMSGLELLEKVTEEFPNIKVSMISAYGDQDNYNRAIESGAKAFFTKPIDFNSLKEEVYQHIDE, encoded by the coding sequence ATGAAATTCTTGGTTGTGGACGATGAGCAGGATGTGGAGATGCTGTTCAGACAAAAATTCCGTAAAGAAATACGAAAGGGGCTGGTAGAGATTGAATTTGCATTTTCGGGGGATGAGGCCATTGAAATTCTAAAGAGCAACGATCCGCCTGAGGTAGTCTATATTTTTTCCGATATCAACATGCCGGGAATGTCAGGACTTGAACTGCTTGAAAAAGTAACCGAAGAGTTTCCCAATATTAAAGTGAGTATGATCTCTGCCTACGGAGATCAGGACAACTACAACAGAGCAATAGAGTCCGGGGCCAAAGCATTTTTTACCAAGCCAATCGACTTTAATTCCCTGAAGGAAGAAGTATACCAGCACATCGATGAATAA
- a CDS encoding DUF423 domain-containing protein: MKAKTQLLTGAVLMALAVGFGAFGAHVVEGILTPERFDVYQTAVQYHFYHALGLLLIGAVSLYIGESTWFSRSGYCLLAGVCIFSGTLYMLTLTDTGWLGAITPIGGVAFILGWVFFAIGVAAEARNQV, encoded by the coding sequence GTGAAAGCTAAAACTCAACTACTTACCGGAGCAGTATTGATGGCGCTGGCTGTTGGGTTTGGTGCATTTGGTGCACATGTGGTTGAAGGGATTTTAACGCCCGAACGTTTTGACGTTTATCAAACCGCTGTTCAGTATCACTTTTATCATGCACTGGGGCTGCTACTCATCGGGGCCGTCTCACTCTATATCGGAGAATCAACATGGTTCTCAAGAAGCGGCTACTGCCTTCTGGCCGGAGTTTGCATCTTTTCCGGCACCCTCTACATGTTGACACTCACCGATACCGGTTGGCTGGGAGCCATTACACCCATTGGCGGAGTGGCATTTATACTGGGATGGGTTTTCTTTGCAATCGGTGTTGCCGCGGAGGCACGGAATCAAGTGTGA